The proteins below are encoded in one region of Nitrospirota bacterium:
- the dprA gene encoding DNA-processing protein DprA → MNLSEIKSWLALGLTPGIGSVTFRRLIERFGSPEAVLSFPIDEIEDLCGIKKEIAKGIFSSDRRELVERELYLAEKYNIRILTLTENLYPVNLKRIHDPPPYIYVRGELQELDRYAIAIVGSRDATHYGKTIAEKLAYDLARKGLTIVSGMARGIDTFAHRGAIAASGRTIAVLGSGIDIIYPPENKQLMEKIAEHGAVITEFPFSTKPEAGNFPSRNRIISGLSLGVVLVEASSESGSLITAKAALEQGREVFAVPGNITSKTSRGTNMLIKDGAKLIEDADDIIAELLPQIKGTIKERGGKDSVEITLSEEEAVIYKYLSSEPVHIDYITRVCGLTSGTVLSVLLDLELRGAVKQLPGKMFVREI, encoded by the coding sequence ATGAATTTATCAGAGATTAAATCATGGCTTGCATTAGGTCTGACTCCTGGCATTGGTAGTGTTACCTTTAGAAGGTTGATTGAACGATTTGGTTCTCCTGAGGCAGTTTTATCTTTTCCTATAGACGAGATCGAAGATCTATGTGGTATAAAGAAAGAAATAGCGAAGGGTATTTTCAGTTCTGATCGGAGAGAACTGGTTGAAAGAGAACTTTATCTCGCAGAAAAGTATAATATACGGATTCTAACGCTTACTGAAAATCTTTACCCTGTTAACCTGAAACGGATACATGATCCGCCCCCTTATATATATGTGAGAGGGGAATTGCAGGAATTAGACAGATATGCCATTGCTATAGTCGGCTCGAGGGATGCAACTCATTATGGTAAAACTATAGCAGAAAAACTCGCATACGATTTAGCCAGGAAGGGGTTAACAATTGTCAGCGGGATGGCGAGAGGGATTGATACATTTGCCCACAGAGGTGCGATTGCGGCATCGGGTAGAACCATTGCTGTGCTTGGTTCAGGAATAGATATAATTTATCCGCCAGAGAATAAACAATTGATGGAGAAGATTGCAGAGCACGGTGCAGTGATAACAGAGTTCCCCTTTTCTACAAAACCAGAGGCAGGAAATTTCCCTTCGAGAAATCGTATCATAAGTGGACTTTCGCTGGGTGTTGTACTTGTCGAGGCATCATCTGAGAGTGGTTCTCTTATTACTGCTAAGGCAGCCCTTGAGCAGGGTAGAGAGGTTTTTGCTGTGCCAGGTAATATCACATCAAAGACAAGCCGTGGGACGAATATGCTCATTAAAGATGGCGCTAAACTTATCGAAGATGCGGACGATATTATAGCAGAGCTCTTACCACAGATTAAAGGCACTATAAAGGAGAGAGGTGGTAAAGATAGTGTTGAAATAACACTCTCCGAAGAAGAAGCGGTAATCTACAAATATCTCTCCTCTGAACCAGTGCATATAGATTATATTACGAGAGTGTGTGGACTTACATCAGGCACTGTTCTCTCAGTGCTTCTTGATTTAGAACTCAGGGGTGCTGTAAAACAGCTTCCAGGAAAGATGTTTGTTAGGGAGATATAA
- the topA gene encoding type I DNA topoisomerase — MGTKTKALVIVESPAKARTINKFLGREFMVKASIGHVKDLPEKELGVDITRDFLPKYVTIRGKGKILSEIKKSARMAENIYLGPDPDREGEAIAWHIAEELNGSNENIYRVLFNEITKKAVLDAIANPGKIDHNKVEAQQARRIMDRLVGYKISPLLWKKVKRGLSAGRVQSVAVRLIVDREKEISSFIPEEYWSITAHLQGKTPPDFSARLIRHKGKKIEIKRAAESEQILRDLKGKPFIVDSVETKEKKRYPVPPFTTSTLQQESARKLRFTAKKTMLISQQLYEGLDIGSEGSVGLITYMRTDSVRISDEARSEARGYIVERFGKDYLPVKLPIYTSRRGAQEAHEAIRPTSVLREPDSIRRYLTRDQYEIYRIIWMRFIASQMNPALIDQTSVDIKAGDYIFRATGTTVKFHGFMTVYTEGMDEDKGKGIEDEGEVLPPLPVGEPLKVLGIEPRQHFTQPPPRYTEASLVKTLEEKGIGRPSTYATILSTIQEREYVKKIENRFHPTELGVIVNDLLVANFPDLLDVTFTAKMEEELDKIEEGNLRWVEVLKDFYSPFSKSLESAFKNMKSIKSEEIPTDILCDKCGRKMVIKWGRHGQFLACSGYPECKNAKRFTKEESGILSVIEEEKTEELCEKCGEPMVIKKGRFGKFLACSQYPLCKYTKPINTGVRCPEAECKGFLIERSTKRRKKFYSCSNYPECKFAIWDKPVTEECPQCGMHFLVEKWKSDGSLQLKCIKKNCGYKRDYSDNPVT, encoded by the coding sequence TTGGGAACGAAGACAAAAGCCCTTGTAATAGTTGAATCTCCTGCGAAGGCAAGGACTATAAATAAGTTTCTCGGCAGGGAGTTTATGGTAAAAGCCTCCATAGGTCATGTGAAGGATCTACCTGAGAAGGAGCTCGGTGTAGATATTACGAGGGATTTTCTGCCGAAATATGTAACGATCAGAGGAAAAGGTAAGATACTCTCAGAGATTAAAAAGTCAGCCCGTATGGCCGAAAACATATATCTGGGGCCCGATCCTGACAGAGAAGGTGAGGCTATAGCATGGCATATAGCAGAGGAATTGAATGGATCAAACGAAAATATTTACAGGGTTTTGTTTAACGAAATTACTAAAAAAGCTGTCCTTGATGCAATAGCAAACCCAGGGAAAATAGACCATAATAAAGTAGAAGCACAGCAGGCAAGGAGAATAATGGATCGGCTTGTTGGTTATAAGATAAGTCCATTATTGTGGAAGAAAGTGAAACGAGGACTCAGTGCTGGCAGAGTGCAATCTGTTGCTGTCAGGCTAATTGTTGATAGAGAAAAGGAAATATCATCATTCATACCAGAGGAGTACTGGAGTATAACAGCACACCTGCAGGGGAAAACCCCACCCGATTTTTCAGCCAGGCTTATAAGGCATAAGGGCAAGAAGATAGAAATAAAAAGGGCAGCGGAGTCAGAACAGATTCTCAGGGATCTAAAAGGAAAGCCCTTTATTGTTGATTCTGTTGAAACAAAGGAAAAAAAGAGGTACCCTGTTCCTCCATTTACAACGAGTACACTTCAGCAAGAATCGGCAAGAAAACTGAGGTTTACTGCAAAAAAGACGATGCTTATTTCCCAGCAGCTTTATGAGGGACTGGACATTGGTTCTGAAGGAAGTGTTGGACTGATAACATATATGAGGACAGATTCAGTACGAATCTCTGATGAGGCACGGTCTGAGGCAAGAGGATATATAGTGGAGCGATTCGGTAAGGATTACCTTCCTGTAAAGTTACCAATTTATACAAGTAGAAGAGGTGCGCAGGAGGCGCATGAGGCTATACGACCGACATCGGTTCTGAGAGAGCCAGATTCTATAAGAAGATACCTCACAAGAGACCAGTATGAGATTTACAGGATAATCTGGATGAGATTTATAGCAAGCCAGATGAATCCAGCCCTGATTGATCAGACATCTGTGGACATAAAGGCAGGGGATTATATATTTAGAGCTACAGGGACAACAGTGAAGTTTCATGGATTTATGACAGTTTATACAGAAGGGATGGATGAGGATAAAGGTAAAGGGATTGAAGATGAGGGAGAGGTGCTTCCACCACTACCGGTTGGTGAGCCTTTAAAGGTTCTTGGTATAGAACCAAGACAACACTTTACTCAACCACCGCCAAGATATACAGAGGCATCACTTGTAAAGACGCTGGAAGAAAAAGGCATTGGAAGACCAAGCACATATGCAACCATCCTTTCAACGATACAGGAGAGGGAATATGTCAAAAAGATAGAAAACAGGTTTCATCCAACAGAACTCGGAGTGATTGTAAATGATCTTTTAGTAGCAAACTTCCCAGATCTTCTCGATGTAACATTTACCGCAAAGATGGAAGAAGAACTTGATAAGATTGAAGAGGGGAATCTTAGGTGGGTCGAGGTGTTGAAGGATTTCTACAGCCCATTCAGTAAGAGTCTTGAGTCCGCATTCAAAAACATGAAAAGTATAAAATCAGAAGAGATACCTACGGATATTCTGTGCGATAAATGTGGTAGGAAAATGGTTATAAAATGGGGGAGGCATGGTCAATTCCTTGCATGTTCTGGTTATCCTGAATGTAAGAATGCAAAAAGGTTTACAAAGGAAGAATCTGGTATCCTTAGTGTAATCGAAGAAGAGAAAACAGAGGAGCTTTGTGAAAAATGTGGAGAGCCTATGGTAATAAAAAAGGGAAGGTTCGGCAAATTTCTCGCCTGTTCTCAGTATCCATTATGCAAATACACAAAGCCCATAAACACAGGTGTCAGATGCCCTGAAGCAGAATGCAAGGGTTTCTTGATAGAACGAAGCACAAAGAGAAGAAAAAAATTCTACAGTTGTAGCAACTATCCTGAATGTAAATTTGCGATATGGGATAAACCGGTTACTGAGGAGT